The Corylus avellana chromosome ca8, CavTom2PMs-1.0 genome has a segment encoding these proteins:
- the LOC132189761 gene encoding protein Ycf2-like, whose protein sequence is MLKQSPSKSQRTKGFKVKHAIQICLLLAICIWLLYQVKHNHEKKKRYEESFKKISEKMRNGREIIKFGRKDLHPQVEETALEIEGKEEFEEEVEDSKPEDSEDDGRGGGDDEIDGHDQERIEEEESEEVEDLTDEEDREREERSEELDSEVKGTQIEDVIFSEDQTQTEGERNTLEARKEHYKGDDASSAVVQNTQTMSTKFEIGGLRKVKEQQVDNADKMEVESDNEPNSTLEVMVNIKHSDPELSNSVKVENGAFHNAVHGEEKGSGLGFAKEAKIRPKVHRDLPLVLMDAHGSSNGTDTLSKLTQVIGSTSNGRQLFLQAVSEEQNKSLKAENQQLDVNFTLSNREMLDAYAVSEERSASESTKEENDFTTNGNLVGVVQNESFDFSEPSFYQEDEDDENGLEALAEIGNGMSNTGDNAAE, encoded by the coding sequence ATGTTGAAACAATCACCTAGTAAAAGTCAGAGGACAAAAGGCTTCAAGGTGAAGCATGCAATACAGATATGTCTTTTGCTTGCCATTTGCATCTGGTTGCTTTACCAAGTCAAACACAAccatgaaaagaagaaaagatatgAGGAGAGCTTCAAAAAGATATCTGAAAAAATGCGGAATGGGCGTGAAATCATAAAATTTGGGAGGAAGGACCTCCATCCACAAGTAGAGGAAACAGCTTTGGAAATCGAAGGTaaagaagaatttgaagaagagGTAGAAGATAGTAAACCAGAAGATAGCGAGGATGACGGAAGAGGCGGTGGAGATGATGAAATTGATGGACATGATCAAGAGAGAATCGAAGAGGAAGAATCTGAGGAAGTAGAGGATTTAACTGATGAAGAAGATAGGGAAAGGGAAGAGAGAAGTGAAGAACTAGATAGTGAAGTGAAAGGAACTCAAATTGAGGATGTGATATTTTCTGAAGATCAAACCCAAACTGAAGGTGAAAGGAATACCCTGGAGGCAAGGAAGGAACATTACAAAGGTGATGACGCCTCCAGTGCTGTGGTTCAGAACACTCAAACTATGAGCACCAAATTTGAAATTGGGGGTTTGAGAAAAGTGAAAGAGCAACAAGTAGACAATGCAGACAAGATGGAAGTAGAGTCGGACAATGAACCGAATAGCACCCTAGAAGTTATGGTTAATATAAAACATTCAGACCCTGAGTTGAGCAATAGTGTGAAAGTAGAAAATGGTGCTTTCCACAATGCTGTTCATGGTGAAGAAAAAGGTTCTGGACTTGGTTTTGCTAAGGAGGCAAAAATCAGACCAAAAGTGCACCGTGATTTGCCATTGGTGCTGATGGACGCCCATGGATCTTCGAATGGAACGGATACATTGTCAAAGTTGACTCAGGTCATTGGTTCAACCTCTAATGGAAGGCAACTATTCTTGCAAGCTGTTTCAGAGGAGCAGAATAAAAGCCTCAAGGCTGAAAATCAGCAATTAGATGTCAATTTTACTCTTTCCAATAGGGAAATGCTTGATGCATATGCTGTATCTGAGGAAAGATCTGCTTCTGAAAGCACCAAGGAGGAGAATGATTTTACAACAAATGGGAATCTAGTAGGCGTTGTACAGAATGAGTCCTTTGATTTTTCTGAACCCTCATTCTatcaagaagatgaagatgatgaaaatgGTTTGGAGGCCTTAGCAGAAATTGGAAATGGAATGAGCAATACTGGAGATAATGCAGCTGAATGA
- the LOC132190546 gene encoding EPIDERMAL PATTERNING FACTOR-like protein 2, with the protein MGSSQNCIFCHRSRHLLIFLLSLLLLSSLNQLRFMAEGRGIPKLVDQPAQKGIEEMEVARMVRTQIGSRPPRCERRCSHCGHCEAVQVPIATQVKTQSQRRSHFSAAYSSRGDDISNYKPMCWKCKCGDLIFNP; encoded by the exons ATGGGCAGCTCTCAAAATTGCATTTTCTGTCACAGAAGCAGACATCTACTCATTTTCTTGCTCTCTCTGCTTCTGCTTTCAAGCTTAAACCAACTGAGATTCATGGCTGAAG GTAGAGGAATTCCCAAGTTAGTTGACCAGCCTGCTCAA AAAGGGATAGAAGAGATGGAAGTGGCGAGGATGGTTAGAACCCAGATTGGATCAAGGCCGCCAAGGTGCGAGAGAAGGTGCAGCCATTGTGGGCACTGCGAGGCAGTTCAGGTCCCCATTGCCACGCAAGTGAAAACCCAGAGCCAGAGGAGAAGCCATTTCTCTGCTGCATACTCCTCCAGAGGGGATGACATCTCCAACTACAAGCCTATGTGCTGGAAATGCAAGTGTGGGGATTTGATTTTCAATCCTTGA
- the LOC132190916 gene encoding protein FAR1-RELATED SEQUENCE 5-like, translating into MTCQIQTDGMLEVVSFHEQHNHESASSPMKHMLRSTRQITPAQKTISDDAEKSRIAIKQTIDLMSMQARDCENLGFLDVDYRNYVQSKRRTSLKKGDGRVVMEYFHNMKLEDPSYFYSIELDDDDLIMNIFWADSRSMVDYGHFGDVRCFDTTYRTNALHRPFAPSIGVNHHKQTVIFDAALLYDETVDSFKWLFKTFLNSMSGK; encoded by the coding sequence ATGACTTGTCAAATTCAAACTGATGGTATGCTAGAAGTTGTTTCATTTCATGAGCAACATAATCATGAATCTGCATCTTCCCCAATGAAACACATGTTAAGATCAACAAGACAAATTACACCTGCTCAAAAAACTATTTCAGATGATGCTGAGAAATCTAGAATAGCAATCAAACAAACTATAGATTTGATGAGCATGCAAGCTAGGGATTGTGAAAATCTTGGCTTTTTGGATGTTGACTATAGAAATTACGTACAGTCTAAGAGGAGAACATCTTTGAAGAAAGGGGATGGTCGTGTTGTGATGGAGTACTTTCATAATATGAAATTAGAAGATCcatcttatttttattcaatagaacttgatgatgatgatcttaTCATGAACATTTTTTGGGCAGATTCTAGATCAATGGTTGATTATGGACATTTCGGTGATGTGAGATGCTTTGACACTACTTACCGTACAAATGCGTTGCACCGACCTTTTGCACCATCTATTGGAGTTAATCACCATAAACAAACAGTTATATTTGATGCGGCATTACTTTATGATGAAACTGTAGATTCATTTAAGTGGTTATTTAAAACTTTTCTAAATTCAATGTCAGGGAAGTAG